One Streptomyces sp. RPA4-2 genomic window carries:
- a CDS encoding M4 family metallopeptidase → MTPLYARHKRTTLAIATAVAAGALLTTGLTTGASAQTEPLAAAGGAKLPGATAQLSAVARTSLIKQADAAAPETAQQIGLGAKEKLVVRDVVKDVDGTVHTRYERTYNGLPVLGGDLVVHESKAGRTEGVTRAVKAAIKVASLKPQVTTAKAEKQALTAAKSAGSAQTTADRAPRKVIWAATGKPTLAYETVVGGLQDDGTPNELHVITDAATGKKLYEYQGIETGTGKSLYSGTVTLSTTKSGSTYNLTDGTRGGHKTYNLKHGTSGTGTLFTDADDVWGTGTASSSTTDQTAAADAAYGAQETWDFYKNTFGRSGIKNNGVGAYSRVHYGSSYVNAFWDDSCFCMTYGDGSGNTHPLTSLDVAGHEMSHGVTSNTAGLNYTGESGGLNEATSDIFGTGVEFYAANTSDPGDYLIGEKININGDGTPLRYMDKPSKDGGSADSWSSTVGNKDVHYSSGVANHFFYLLAEGSGAKTINGVSYNSPTSNGSTVTGIGRAKALQIWYKALTTYMTSTTNYKAARTATLSAASALYGSGSTEYTTVAAAWAAVNVN, encoded by the coding sequence GTGACTCCCCTCTACGCGCGTCACAAGCGCACCACTCTGGCCATCGCCACCGCTGTCGCCGCCGGAGCCCTGCTCACCACCGGTCTGACCACCGGTGCCTCGGCCCAGACCGAGCCCCTCGCCGCGGCCGGCGGCGCGAAGCTCCCCGGCGCCACGGCGCAGCTGTCCGCCGTCGCGCGCACCAGCCTGATCAAGCAGGCCGACGCGGCCGCGCCCGAGACCGCCCAGCAGATAGGCCTCGGCGCCAAGGAGAAGCTGGTCGTCAGAGACGTCGTCAAGGACGTGGACGGCACGGTGCACACCCGCTACGAGCGCACGTACAACGGCCTCCCGGTCCTCGGTGGCGACCTGGTCGTCCACGAGTCCAAGGCCGGCCGGACCGAGGGCGTCACCAGGGCCGTGAAGGCGGCCATCAAGGTCGCCTCGCTGAAGCCGCAGGTCACCACCGCGAAGGCCGAGAAGCAGGCGCTGACCGCCGCGAAGTCGGCCGGCTCGGCGCAGACCACGGCCGACCGTGCCCCCCGCAAGGTGATCTGGGCCGCCACCGGCAAGCCCACCCTCGCCTACGAGACCGTCGTCGGTGGCCTCCAGGACGACGGCACCCCGAACGAGCTGCACGTCATCACCGACGCGGCCACCGGCAAGAAGCTCTACGAGTACCAGGGCATCGAGACCGGCACCGGCAAGAGCCTCTACTCGGGCACGGTCACGCTCAGCACCACCAAGTCGGGTTCGACGTACAACCTGACGGACGGCACGCGCGGCGGCCACAAGACGTACAACCTCAAGCACGGCACGTCGGGCACCGGCACGCTGTTCACCGACGCCGACGACGTGTGGGGCACCGGCACCGCCTCCAGCTCCACCACGGACCAGACGGCCGCCGCGGACGCCGCCTACGGGGCCCAGGAGACCTGGGACTTCTACAAGAACACCTTCGGCCGCAGCGGCATCAAGAACAACGGCGTGGGCGCCTACTCCCGGGTCCACTACGGCAGTTCCTACGTCAACGCGTTCTGGGACGACAGCTGCTTCTGCATGACCTACGGCGACGGTTCCGGGAACACCCACCCGCTGACCTCGCTGGACGTGGCCGGCCACGAGATGAGCCACGGTGTCACCTCCAACACCGCGGGCCTCAACTACACCGGCGAGTCCGGCGGCCTGAACGAGGCGACCTCCGACATCTTCGGCACCGGCGTCGAGTTCTACGCGGCGAACACCTCCGACCCCGGTGACTACCTCATCGGCGAGAAGATCAACATCAACGGCGACGGCACCCCGCTGCGCTACATGGACAAGCCCAGCAAGGACGGCGGCTCGGCGGACAGCTGGTCCTCCACGGTCGGCAACAAGGACGTGCACTACTCGTCCGGCGTCGCGAACCACTTCTTCTACCTCCTCGCGGAGGGCAGCGGCGCGAAGACCATCAACGGCGTCTCGTACAACTCGCCGACGTCGAACGGCTCCACGGTCACCGGCATCGGCCGCGCCAAGGCCCTGCAGATCTGGTACAAGGCGCTGACGACGTACATGACCTCGACGACGAACTACAAGGCCGCCCGCACCGCGACGCTCTCCGCGGCGTCCGCGCTGTACGGCTCCGGCAGCACGGAGTACACGACGGTGGCGGCGGCCTGGGCCGCGGTCAACGTGAACTAG
- a CDS encoding M4 family metallopeptidase: MSSHRRTSHTARRRVAAVALVGVSALLAAAVQSGAASAAPQKPVPGRIDPGAVALRLTPSQRAELIRDADAAKVTTAKDLGLGAKESLVARDVIKDADGTVHTRYERTYGGLPVLGGDLVVDTAKSGRTERVIKATGAAIKVASLTPAVAAGTAERQALSAAKADGSKKTDADRAPRKVIWAANGRPTLAYETVVGGFQDDGTPNQLHVITDAATGKKLYEYQGIETGVGNTQYSGQVTLTTTQSGSNYTLTDGARGGHKTYNLNRGTSGTGTLFSQTSDTWGNGTISNAATAGADAHYGAAETWDFYKNTFNRTGIKNNGVGAYSRVHYGNAYVNAFWDDSCFCMTYGDGSGNADPLTALDVAGHEMSHGVTSNTAGLNYTGESGGLNEATSDIFGTGVEFYANNTSDPGDYLIGEKIDINGDGTPLRYMDKPSKDGGSADNWSSSVGGLDVHYSSGVANHFFYLLSEGSGAKVINGVSYNSPTADGLPVTGIGRDKALQIWYRALTTKFTSTTNYAAARTGTLAAAGELYGTTSAEYTAVQNAWAAVKVGSRPGGGGGTGTSFENTADVSIPDNGAAVTSSVAVTGRTGNAPSNLLVDVDIVHTWRGDLVIDLVAPDGSTYRLKNFSSSDSADNVQETYTVNASSEVANGTWKLKVQDQAAQDTGYINSWKLTFP, from the coding sequence CGCCGAGCTGATACGCGACGCCGACGCCGCCAAGGTGACCACCGCCAAGGACCTCGGCCTCGGCGCCAAGGAGTCACTGGTCGCCCGTGACGTCATCAAGGACGCGGACGGCACGGTGCACACCCGCTACGAGCGCACCTACGGCGGACTCCCGGTCCTCGGCGGCGACCTGGTCGTCGACACCGCCAAGTCCGGCCGGACGGAGCGGGTCATCAAGGCGACGGGGGCCGCGATCAAGGTCGCCTCCCTCACGCCCGCGGTCGCGGCCGGCACCGCGGAGCGCCAGGCCCTCTCCGCCGCCAAGGCCGACGGGTCGAAGAAGACCGACGCCGACCGCGCGCCCCGCAAGGTGATCTGGGCGGCGAACGGCAGGCCCACCCTGGCCTACGAGACGGTCGTCGGCGGCTTCCAGGACGACGGCACCCCGAACCAGCTGCACGTCATCACCGACGCGGCCACCGGCAAGAAGCTCTACGAGTACCAGGGCATCGAGACCGGCGTCGGCAACACGCAGTACAGCGGTCAGGTGACCCTGACGACGACGCAGTCGGGCTCCAACTACACGCTGACCGACGGCGCCCGCGGCGGCCACAAGACGTACAACCTGAACCGGGGGACGTCCGGCACCGGCACGCTCTTCTCGCAGACCAGCGACACCTGGGGCAACGGCACCATCTCCAACGCCGCGACGGCCGGCGCCGACGCGCACTACGGCGCCGCGGAGACCTGGGACTTCTACAAGAACACGTTCAACCGCACTGGCATCAAGAACAACGGCGTGGGCGCCTACTCCCGGGTCCACTACGGCAACGCGTACGTCAACGCGTTCTGGGACGACAGCTGCTTCTGCATGACCTACGGCGACGGTTCCGGCAACGCGGACCCGCTGACCGCGCTGGACGTGGCCGGCCACGAGATGAGCCACGGTGTCACCTCCAACACCGCGGGCCTCAACTACACCGGCGAGTCCGGCGGTCTGAACGAGGCGACCTCCGACATCTTCGGCACCGGCGTCGAGTTCTACGCCAACAACACCTCCGACCCCGGTGACTACCTCATCGGCGAGAAGATCGACATCAACGGCGACGGCACCCCGCTGCGCTACATGGACAAGCCCAGCAAGGACGGGGGTTCTGCGGACAACTGGTCCTCCAGCGTCGGCGGCCTGGACGTCCACTACTCCTCGGGCGTCGCCAACCACTTCTTCTACCTGCTGTCCGAGGGCAGCGGCGCCAAGGTCATCAACGGCGTCAGCTACAACTCGCCGACCGCCGACGGCCTCCCCGTCACCGGCATCGGCCGCGACAAGGCCCTGCAGATCTGGTACCGGGCGCTCACCACCAAGTTCACCTCGACCACCAACTACGCGGCGGCCCGCACCGGCACGCTCGCGGCGGCGGGTGAGCTCTACGGCACCACCAGCGCCGAGTACACGGCGGTCCAGAACGCCTGGGCGGCCGTGAAGGTCGGCTCGCGTCCGGGCGGTGGCGGCGGCACGGGTACGTCGTTCGAGAACACGGCCGACGTATCAATTCCGGACAACGGAGCGGCGGTCACGTCCTCGGTCGCCGTCACCGGCCGCACCGGCAACGCCCCGTCGAACCTTCTGGTCGACGTGGACATCGTGCACACCTGGCGCGGCGACCTGGTCATCGATCTGGTGGCCCCCGACGGCTCGACGTACCGGCTGAAGAACTTCAGCTCGTCGGACTCGGCGGACAACGTCCAGGAGACCTACACGGTCAACGCCTCCTCCGAAGTCGCCAACGGCACCTGGAAGTTGAAGGTCCAGGACCAGGCGGCGCAGGACACCGGCTACATCAACAGCTGGAAGCTGACCTTCCCGTAG